In Fusarium poae strain DAOMC 252244 chromosome Unknown contig_1, whole genome shotgun sequence, the following are encoded in one genomic region:
- a CDS encoding uncharacterized protein (TransMembrane:5 (o24-45i57-79o149-171i183-201o221-241i)), with protein MAANGDDVAYDEAFLNESRQNEVYATHISFFILMIIIVPCRFFSSRISKKTLSWDDWLAYFAAFNTVGVFITSMLWLRFGLGRHLAWVMQDDPNNIQNFFKAIIANEIMYTTALACARLSLYVPSIRTCWPISSFWDGTNQNCIDLSKFYVGVAIGGIISDFGLMIIPLPYIWTLRVPLYHKILIAIMLVFGSFACFITIIRLTKVITVDLTDPTWGTVDLMIWTGLEVYSAVICCCLPTLRPLIRFVWNKLGLKQLSSTGNSDPSKPTSNGAGTWRNKSRQTSRHLTDRVLPSNADEVELTKHAYYELHSDNARGQSRDSIAIPQ; from the exons ATGGCCGCTAATGGAGACGATGTTGCCTACGATGAGGCGTTTCTCAACGAAAGTCGACAGAATGAGGTTTATGCAACTCATATTTCGTTTTTTATCTTGATGATAATAATTGTGCCTTGTCGGTTCTTTTCGTCGAGAATATCCAAGAAAACATTGTCTTGGGACGACTGGCTTGCATATTTCGCTGCG TTTAACACCGTGGGAGTCTTCATCACGAGCATGCTTTGGCTTCGGTTTGGCCTAGGGAGGCATCTTGCTTGGGTGATGCAAGATGACCCAAACAACATCCAAAACTTTTTCAAGGCTATCATCGCGAACGAGATCATGTACACAACGGCTTTGGCCTGTGCAAGACTGTCACTG TATGTTCCTTCAATTCGCACTTGTTGGCCTATTTCCAGCTTCTGGGATGGCACGAACCAGAATTGCATCGACCTTTCGAAATTCTACGTCGGAGTCGCGATTGGTGGTATCATCAGTGACTTTGGTCTAATGATCATTCCTCTCCCGTACATTTGGACACTCAGGGTACCTTTGTACCACAAGATCTTGATTGCAATCATGCTAGTCTTTGGCAGTTT TGCTTGCTTTATCACCATCATTCGCCTCACCAAAGTCATCACAGTAGATCTGACAGATCCAACCTGGGGTACTGTTGATCTGATGATCTGGACCGGTCTTGAAGTCTATAG TGCTGTCATATGTTGCTGCCTCCCAACACTGCGTCCGCTGATTAGATTTGTTTGGAACAAGCTCGGCTTGAAACAATTGAGTTCAACTGGAAACAGCGATCCATCAAAGCCGACTTCCAATGGAGCAGGTACTTGGAGAAATAAATCTCGTCAAACTTCAAGACATTTAACAGACAGAGTCCTCCCATCGAATGCGGATGAGGTTGAGCTGACGAAGCATGCGTACTATGAGCTGCATTCTGATAACGCTCGTGGGCAGTCTCGAGATTCAATTGCTATACCTCAATGA